The proteins below come from a single Rhizobium sp. BT04 genomic window:
- a CDS encoding DUF805 domain-containing protein produces MGSFSLFHWLIVLILIGVPLIFIFRKPPAGPNRFGGLPQAMGFGQAIASFFKNYVTFSGRASRSEFWYSTLFVLLVGIALYVVDRSETLNRIWSLATFLPSIAMAARRLHDVNRSGWHQLLGLLAPIGTIAVLVWYCKAPTADHSREAVFA; encoded by the coding sequence ATGGGCAGTTTTTCTCTGTTTCACTGGTTGATCGTCTTGATCCTGATCGGCGTGCCATTGATCTTCATCTTCAGAAAACCGCCGGCCGGGCCGAACCGCTTCGGCGGCCTGCCGCAGGCCATGGGTTTCGGCCAGGCGATCGCAAGCTTCTTCAAGAATTATGTGACCTTCAGCGGCAGAGCGAGCCGATCGGAGTTCTGGTATTCGACGCTCTTCGTCCTTCTCGTCGGGATCGCTTTGTATGTCGTCGATCGGAGCGAAACCTTGAATCGGATCTGGTCTCTGGCCACGTTTCTTCCGTCGATCGCCATGGCGGCACGACGCCTTCACGACGTCAACCGGAGCGGATGGCACCAGCTTCTCGGACTATTAGCTCCCATCGGAACGATTGCAGTGCTGGTGTGGTATTGCAAAGCGCCGACGGCGGATCATTCCAGGGAAGCCGTGTTTGCTTGA
- a CDS encoding DUF982 domain-containing protein: protein MVLRSPQDALYALVSDWPVKGGVHQQRAVDFCRAWLAGRMPAETVRQAFILAALEAGVAIHDNDEDGAGSSVLNPSV, encoded by the coding sequence ATGGTTCTCCGATCGCCGCAGGATGCACTTTACGCACTCGTCTCCGACTGGCCGGTCAAGGGCGGCGTCCATCAGCAGCGGGCGGTCGATTTCTGCCGTGCCTGGCTTGCCGGCCGCATGCCGGCCGAGACGGTGCGGCAGGCCTTTATCCTGGCGGCGCTGGAAGCCGGGGTGGCGATCCACGATAATGATGAAGATGGGGCCGGAAGCTCTGTTTTGAATCCCTCAGTGTAG
- a CDS encoding ankyrin repeat domain-containing protein, with product MNIHIATLAALLIGAVPSSAGPLDEAAKDGDLARVEQLLDRGADVSEADEAGEPALIIAALAGHADVVALLLDRGADIEARNKGGLTALHAAAYAGNLKVVELLVADGADVNDSKNFYQMSPLHGAAEEGHADVVAFLLTKDADVEATERNGYTPLTQAGWRAHWDTAKLLMEAGAVCQKAELVGEPLYKECTKRQ from the coding sequence GTGAATATTCATATCGCGACTTTGGCTGCGCTTCTCATCGGCGCCGTGCCATCATCGGCTGGCCCTTTGGATGAAGCGGCCAAGGACGGCGATCTCGCCCGCGTCGAACAGTTGCTCGACCGAGGCGCCGATGTGTCGGAGGCCGATGAGGCGGGTGAGCCGGCGCTGATCATAGCGGCTTTGGCGGGGCATGCCGATGTCGTGGCTCTTTTGCTGGACCGCGGCGCCGACATTGAAGCTCGCAACAAAGGCGGGCTGACTGCATTGCATGCTGCAGCCTATGCAGGAAATCTGAAGGTGGTGGAACTGCTTGTCGCAGACGGGGCTGATGTCAACGACAGCAAGAATTTCTATCAGATGTCGCCCTTGCATGGTGCCGCCGAGGAGGGCCACGCCGACGTTGTCGCCTTTCTGTTGACGAAGGATGCAGACGTCGAAGCGACCGAAAGAAACGGCTATACGCCCCTCACTCAGGCCGGGTGGCGGGCGCATTGGGATACGGCAAAATTACTCATGGAAGCGGGAGCAGTCTGCCAGAAAGCCGAGCTTGTTGGCGAACCGCTCTACAAGGAATGCACCAAACGGCAATAG
- a CDS encoding DMT family protein, with protein MSFSPAAVWPVVMLFASNIFMTFAWYGHLKHKSSAIFLAIIVSWGIAFFEYCLAVPANRIGSAVYTTAQLKTMQEVITLIVFSGFSIFWLGENLTWNHAIGFALIAIGASFIFRA; from the coding sequence ATGTCCTTTTCTCCCGCCGCCGTCTGGCCCGTCGTCATGCTGTTTGCCTCCAACATCTTCATGACCTTTGCCTGGTACGGGCATCTCAAGCATAAAAGCAGCGCGATCTTCCTGGCCATTATCGTCAGCTGGGGCATCGCCTTCTTCGAATATTGCCTGGCGGTGCCGGCCAATCGTATCGGCTCGGCGGTCTATACGACGGCGCAGCTGAAGACGATGCAGGAAGTGATCACGCTGATCGTCTTCTCCGGCTTCTCGATCTTCTGGCTCGGCGAGAACCTGACCTGGAACCATGCGATCGGCTTCGCCCTGATCGCGATCGGAGCATCCTTCATCTTCCGTGCATAA
- a CDS encoding response regulator has protein sequence MNVLIVEDENIIALELERIAQEAGHQTIGPVSTMEQALAHAQRSDVALVDLSLSDGMTGAQLARRLIDRHRVDVIFVTGRPENVGHGIEGALDVISKPFTDERIVGALSRAEAARRKDFDSSKVVLS, from the coding sequence ATGAACGTCCTGATCGTTGAAGATGAGAATATTATCGCGCTGGAACTCGAACGCATTGCGCAGGAGGCCGGGCACCAGACAATCGGGCCGGTCTCGACGATGGAGCAGGCTCTCGCCCACGCGCAAAGAAGCGATGTTGCGCTCGTCGATCTCAGTCTCTCCGATGGGATGACCGGCGCCCAGCTTGCGCGCCGGCTGATCGACCGCCACCGGGTCGACGTCATCTTCGTGACCGGTCGTCCCGAGAATGTCGGTCACGGCATCGAAGGCGCGCTTGACGTGATCTCCAAGCCCTTCACCGATGAGAGGATCGTCGGCGCGCTCTCGCGGGCGGAGGCTGCCCGACGCAAAGATTTCGACAGCAGCAAGGTCGTGCTGTCATAG
- a CDS encoding LysR family transcriptional regulator: MLDLNDIMIFARVIEAGSFTAAARLLGMPKTTVSRRIATLERELGVRLLQRTTRSLNLTDAGRLYYEESSQALRTIEGANLRLAEARAEPAGTIRISAPVGFGGPFLQEAIFDFLSTYPKTRVELRLTDDRLNLVENGIDLAFRTGILEDSTLIARKLGSTHRILCASPEYIARCGTPDHPADLTRHDCVIAGQSAHTPWLLEGPHGRETVSVSGRFAANEMQAVMAAAIAGYGIAQLPYRVGQTCIKDGRLCRVLDGYATPVGGLYVVYPSSRHLPPLVKSFIELAASRLDAGTDGNDEFVIVSP, translated from the coding sequence ATGCTCGATCTCAACGATATCATGATCTTCGCCCGCGTCATCGAGGCAGGCAGCTTTACTGCCGCGGCGCGCCTGCTCGGCATGCCGAAGACGACGGTCAGCCGCCGCATCGCCACCCTCGAGCGCGAACTCGGCGTCCGGCTGCTGCAGCGCACCACCCGCAGCCTCAACCTGACCGATGCGGGCCGCCTCTATTATGAAGAAAGCAGCCAGGCGCTGCGCACGATCGAGGGCGCCAACCTGCGCCTTGCCGAAGCGCGGGCGGAGCCCGCCGGCACGATCCGCATATCGGCGCCCGTCGGCTTCGGCGGTCCCTTCCTTCAGGAGGCGATCTTCGATTTTCTTTCGACCTACCCGAAGACGAGGGTCGAACTGCGGCTGACCGACGACAGGCTGAACCTTGTCGAAAACGGCATAGACCTCGCCTTCCGCACCGGCATCCTCGAGGATTCGACGCTGATCGCCCGCAAGCTCGGCTCCACGCACAGAATCCTCTGCGCCAGCCCCGAATACATAGCCCGCTGCGGCACGCCCGACCACCCGGCGGATCTCACCCGCCACGACTGCGTCATCGCCGGCCAATCCGCCCATACGCCGTGGCTGCTCGAAGGCCCGCACGGCCGGGAGACGGTCTCGGTCTCGGGACGTTTCGCCGCCAATGAAATGCAAGCGGTGATGGCCGCCGCGATCGCCGGCTACGGCATCGCCCAATTGCCCTACCGAGTCGGCCAGACCTGCATCAAGGACGGCCGGCTGTGCCGCGTTCTCGACGGTTACGCGACCCCGGTCGGCGGCCTGTACGTCGTTTATCCCAGCAGCCGGCACCTGCCGCCTTTGGTCAAGTCCTTCATCGAACTTGCGGCCAGCCGGCTGGATGCGGGAACCGACGGCAACGACGAATTTGTGATCGTGTCGCCTTAG
- a CDS encoding YHS domain-containing (seleno)protein — protein sequence MSYHMQKCGMLTAVALGAAVMLLSFTRPAGAEDLVNTGYFGDIAIKGYDPVAYFTENQAVEGSEDYSYRWLGATWHFSSAENRDLFKSDPSRYAPQYGGYCADGVSFGTVTTNIDPKAWRIIDGKLYLSYDPGAAEGMEKNPTKVTDSKKHWSEVQQTLISEKMHTVWQQPATK from the coding sequence ATGTCTTACCATATGCAAAAATGCGGAATGCTGACGGCAGTGGCTCTGGGCGCTGCAGTCATGCTGCTCTCCTTCACGCGGCCCGCGGGGGCCGAAGATTTGGTCAATACCGGCTATTTCGGCGATATCGCGATCAAGGGCTACGACCCGGTCGCCTATTTCACCGAAAACCAGGCCGTCGAAGGGTCCGAGGACTATTCCTACCGCTGGCTTGGCGCCACCTGGCATTTTTCCAGTGCTGAAAATCGCGACCTCTTCAAGAGCGATCCTTCCAGATACGCGCCGCAATATGGCGGCTATTGCGCCGATGGAGTGTCCTTTGGAACGGTGACCACCAATATCGATCCGAAAGCCTGGCGGATCATCGATGGCAAACTGTATCTCAGCTATGATCCCGGCGCGGCGGAAGGCATGGAGAAAAACCCGACCAAGGTGACCGACTCCAAGAAGCATTGGTCCGAAGTTCAACAGACGCTGATTTCGGAGAAGATGCACACCGTCTGGCAGCAACCGGCGACGAAATGA
- a CDS encoding DUF1800 family protein: protein MSLSFPTMAAIRFGYGFRPGEAPPESKDELIGQLREGAAAMPDFPMGGPDMRHRAILSLQSQLAQIREDAKTVTDDTTQREMRKGVQRQAQQQFQHDSNLRLMQAVLSPYGFYERLATFWTDHFSTSANKSLPMRLIVPLYEAEAIRPFISGRFGDLLRSATAHPAMLIYLDQAESLGPDSAGGIKRNKGLNENLGRELLELHTLGAGSGYTQADVTAAAMVLTGLTIDRKEMDIAFRPNISEPGTHAVLGVSYGGRRRSRDDYLDMLDDLAVHPKTAAHISRKLAVHFVSDQPDEGMVSDMAAAWKKTGGDLTAVYTAMLDHPAAWRDGGVKARQPFDYVVAGLRALNAGPVNGVVGSFLAANQQGTEEGDMAANTPGMAGAPVTTDPAGEARDKRLKAFRAARALGQGALKRMGQPTWLPPSPAGFEEGFSAWITGSQLSERLAWARRAAAQFGRDEDPREFLKSTLADAARDETIRVVSQAPNKISGLTLVLASPEFNRR, encoded by the coding sequence ATGAGCCTGTCTTTCCCGACTATGGCGGCGATCCGGTTCGGCTATGGCTTCCGGCCGGGCGAGGCGCCGCCTGAGAGCAAGGACGAGCTCATCGGCCAGCTGCGCGAGGGGGCGGCCGCGATGCCGGACTTTCCCATGGGAGGCCCCGACATGCGCCATCGGGCGATCCTCAGCCTGCAGTCGCAACTGGCGCAGATTCGGGAGGATGCCAAAACGGTGACCGACGACACGACGCAGCGCGAGATGCGCAAGGGCGTGCAGCGGCAGGCGCAGCAGCAGTTCCAGCACGATTCGAACCTGCGGCTGATGCAGGCGGTGCTGTCGCCCTACGGTTTTTACGAGCGGCTGGCGACCTTCTGGACCGATCACTTCTCCACCAGCGCCAACAAGAGCCTGCCGATGCGTCTCATCGTGCCGCTCTACGAGGCTGAGGCGATCCGGCCGTTCATATCGGGCAGGTTCGGCGATCTGCTGCGAAGCGCCACCGCTCACCCCGCCATGCTGATCTATCTCGACCAGGCGGAGTCGCTCGGGCCGGATTCGGCCGGCGGCATCAAGCGCAACAAGGGGCTGAACGAAAATCTCGGCCGCGAGCTGCTGGAGCTGCACACGCTCGGCGCCGGCAGCGGTTATACCCAGGCGGATGTCACGGCGGCGGCGATGGTGCTGACGGGGCTCACCATCGACCGCAAGGAGATGGACATCGCCTTCCGGCCGAATATTTCCGAGCCCGGCACCCATGCGGTGCTCGGCGTCAGCTACGGCGGGCGCAGGCGCTCGCGCGACGATTATCTCGATATGCTCGACGATCTCGCCGTCCATCCGAAAACGGCGGCGCATATCAGCCGCAAACTGGCGGTGCATTTCGTCTCCGACCAGCCCGATGAAGGGATGGTGTCCGATATGGCTGCGGCCTGGAAGAAGACGGGCGGCGATTTGACGGCCGTCTATACCGCCATGCTCGACCATCCCGCCGCTTGGCGCGACGGGGGCGTCAAGGCGCGCCAGCCCTTCGATTATGTCGTCGCCGGTCTCAGGGCCTTGAATGCGGGGCCGGTCAACGGCGTCGTCGGCAGCTTCCTGGCGGCCAACCAGCAGGGCACGGAAGAGGGAGACATGGCGGCGAATACGCCTGGCATGGCAGGGGCGCCGGTGACGACGGATCCCGCCGGCGAGGCAAGGGATAAGCGCCTCAAGGCCTTCCGTGCGGCGCGGGCGCTGGGGCAGGGCGCGTTGAAGCGCATGGGCCAGCCGACCTGGCTGCCGCCGAGCCCGGCCGGCTTCGAGGAAGGTTTTTCGGCCTGGATCACCGGCAGCCAGCTCTCCGAGCGGCTGGCCTGGGCAAGGCGGGCCGCAGCGCAGTTCGGCCGCGACGAAGATCCACGCGAGTTCCTCAAGTCGACGCTTGCCGATGCGGCGCGCGACGAGACGATCCGCGTGGTGTCGCAGGCGCCGAACAAGATCAGTGGGCTGACGCTGGTGCTGGCATCCCCCGAATTCAATCGCCGATAG
- a CDS encoding adenylate/guanylate cyclase domain-containing protein, whose product MTTASTNEPARHGSARICRGCWDQMHMPIPIGGPLALPFRAFGITRSKMNPDICTICERSFQYVKKQRQITVDATILFADIRGFTDLSERIEAVQLSEIVSLFQDRCAQAIWAHDGIVNKQMGDGLMAIFNFPIVSRDHAAAAILAGQQIQRNCAAALSSLALELLPGRTLGVGVGIHSGEVQIGEFSTFRSDFTAIGGVVNQAARLESQAAAGEILVSAETAAKAPDLAAGAETRMLALKGIEQPVQASVLLKR is encoded by the coding sequence ATGACGACAGCCTCAACAAATGAGCCGGCCAGGCACGGCAGCGCCAGAATCTGCCGCGGCTGTTGGGACCAGATGCATATGCCGATCCCGATCGGCGGCCCGCTCGCGCTTCCCTTCCGCGCCTTCGGCATCACCCGCAGCAAGATGAACCCCGATATCTGCACGATCTGCGAGCGCTCCTTCCAGTATGTGAAGAAGCAGCGCCAGATCACCGTCGACGCCACTATCCTGTTTGCCGATATCCGGGGCTTTACCGATCTTTCCGAGCGCATCGAGGCGGTGCAGTTGAGCGAAATCGTCAGCCTGTTCCAGGATCGCTGCGCCCAGGCGATCTGGGCGCATGACGGCATCGTCAACAAGCAGATGGGCGACGGCCTGATGGCGATCTTCAATTTCCCGATCGTCAGCAGGGATCACGCCGCCGCCGCGATCTTGGCCGGGCAGCAGATACAGCGGAACTGCGCCGCGGCGCTGAGCAGCCTGGCGCTCGAGCTATTGCCCGGCCGCACCCTCGGCGTCGGCGTCGGCATCCATTCCGGCGAGGTCCAGATCGGCGAATTCTCGACCTTCCGCAGCGATTTCACCGCGATCGGCGGCGTCGTCAACCAGGCCGCAAGGCTGGAATCCCAGGCCGCAGCCGGGGAGATCCTAGTCTCGGCCGAGACGGCCGCCAAAGCTCCCGACCTCGCGGCGGGCGCAGAAACGCGTATGCTGGCGCTGAAGGGCATCGAGCAGCCGGTGCAGGCAAGCGTGCTGCTCAAGCGCTGA
- a CDS encoding NmrA/HSCARG family protein: MSNTRNVLVTGATGQQGGAVLRALIARGHRVKAISRRPDSEGAKRLDAAGVEVVAGDLDDATSVVKAASGIDTMFLMGSSYEAGTEAETRQGITVADAAKAAGIGHLIYSSVADADKKTGIPHFDSKYLIEKHIAGLGIPYTISAPVAFMENTVAPWAIDGLRQGVYAAALAPARVLQQITIDDIGAFVTALAERREQVFGKRFDIAGDELSGEQQANILSEVLGRPITYRELPIAAIRQQSEDTALMFEWFDRTGYDADIAALRRDFPEVGWHSYADWARGFDWSVLGKAAG, translated from the coding sequence ATGAGCAACACACGAAACGTTCTGGTCACAGGCGCCACCGGCCAGCAGGGCGGCGCGGTCTTGCGCGCGCTGATCGCGCGGGGACACCGCGTCAAGGCTATCAGCCGCCGGCCGGACAGCGAAGGCGCGAAACGGCTTGATGCTGCAGGCGTCGAGGTCGTCGCCGGCGATCTCGATGATGCAACATCCGTCGTCAAAGCCGCAAGCGGCATCGACACGATGTTCCTGATGGGCAGCAGCTACGAGGCCGGGACGGAGGCGGAAACCCGCCAGGGCATCACGGTCGCGGATGCGGCAAAGGCCGCCGGCATCGGCCACCTGATCTATTCCTCCGTCGCCGATGCCGACAAGAAGACCGGCATTCCGCATTTCGACAGCAAATATCTGATCGAGAAGCATATCGCCGGCCTCGGCATTCCCTATACAATCAGTGCGCCCGTCGCCTTCATGGAGAACACCGTGGCGCCCTGGGCGATCGACGGGCTGCGCCAGGGCGTCTACGCCGCCGCGCTGGCGCCGGCGCGCGTGCTGCAGCAGATCACCATCGATGACATCGGCGCTTTCGTCACGGCATTGGCCGAACGGCGCGAACAGGTGTTCGGCAAGCGTTTCGATATTGCCGGCGACGAATTGTCGGGCGAACAGCAGGCGAACATCTTGTCCGAGGTGCTCGGCCGCCCAATCACTTACCGGGAATTGCCGATCGCGGCGATACGGCAGCAGAGCGAGGATACGGCGCTGATGTTCGAATGGTTCGACCGTACAGGCTACGACGCCGATATCGCCGCCCTGCGCCGCGACTTTCCTGAGGTCGGTTGGCACAGCTACGCCGACTGGGCGCGGGGCTTCGATTGGAGTGTGCTCGGTAAGGCGGCGGGCTGA
- a CDS encoding class I SAM-dependent methyltransferase: protein MPSSFNVESADGYERLMGRWSRRLAPMLINFAGLAGGDRVLDVGCGTGSLTFTLAETPGLREIVAVDYSPVFVEAAKRRNTDPRITIRQADACALPFEDGRFDRAMSLLVLHFVPEAGKAVSEMARVVRPGGMVAAAVWDHYGGMSGMRMMWDTAAMLDEHALPLRRKYCFQPMMRPGEMRESFVSQGLVDVEETSLLIRMEYGSFEDYWQPIAAGEGPLGKYVAGLDPAKRKAVGDAVRAAYEAGEPDGPRSFASVAWACRGRVPGKS, encoded by the coding sequence ATGCCGTCGAGTTTCAATGTCGAAAGTGCTGATGGTTATGAACGGCTGATGGGGCGCTGGAGCAGGAGGCTGGCGCCGATGCTGATCAATTTCGCCGGCCTTGCGGGCGGTGATCGTGTGCTCGATGTCGGCTGCGGCACCGGCAGCCTGACATTTACTTTGGCGGAAACGCCTGGCCTGCGAGAGATCGTCGCCGTCGACTATTCGCCGGTTTTCGTCGAGGCGGCGAAACGGCGCAATACCGATCCACGGATCACGATACGGCAGGCCGATGCCTGCGCGCTCCCCTTCGAGGACGGCCGCTTCGACCGGGCGATGTCGCTGCTCGTGCTGCATTTCGTGCCCGAAGCGGGAAAGGCGGTGTCCGAGATGGCCCGTGTCGTGCGCCCGGGCGGCATGGTCGCGGCAGCCGTCTGGGATCATTATGGCGGCATGTCAGGTATGCGGATGATGTGGGACACGGCGGCGATGCTTGACGAGCATGCATTGCCGTTGCGGCGCAAATATTGTTTCCAGCCGATGATGCGGCCTGGGGAGATGAGGGAGAGCTTTGTTAGCCAGGGCCTTGTCGACGTCGAGGAGACGTCGCTGCTGATCCGGATGGAATACGGCTCCTTCGAGGACTACTGGCAACCAATCGCTGCCGGCGAGGGGCCGCTCGGCAAATATGTCGCCGGTCTGGACCCGGCCAAGCGGAAGGCCGTCGGCGATGCGGTCAGGGCGGCATATGAGGCGGGCGAGCCGGACGGGCCGCGATCGTTTGCGTCGGTGGCGTGGGCGTGCCGGGGCAGGGTGCCGGGCAAGAGCTAA
- a CDS encoding adenylate/guanylate cyclase domain-containing protein: MERRLAAILIADVVGYSRLSRIDEEGTRARFQADQDDVFEPAIERHHGRLVKTMGDGLLVEFQSVVDALRCAVEVQQRKASRNAVALPQHRLEFRIGINLGDIIVEGWDIQGDGVNVADRVQALAEPGGIVISGTTYDQVKSKVPVGFASLGEQRLKGITEPVRVYRVLLDPVAAGKTLRTRRRLPMRPLVAGIAAAVILALAGAALWWQPWMPARPGAGEGFAYPLPDRPSVAVLPFINVSGDTEHDHLAEGLTDDLITELSKVSGLFVIARHSVFALQGSVGKIQDVAAELGVHYVLEGTLQRAGQRLRINVKLIDAVTGLSLWAERYDRQYTDLFAVQDDVIGKIIAALSVKLSARERDQLARIPTENLEAYDYYMRAEQEGFIFRDVDTYRRTLSFYQKAIDLDPGFANAHAGIARVAVDVWRNDYNYLWSAAVARKIAYDAAGQALKLDPNNARAHTVLALLQWVDGRETEARNSANMAVAMQPNDAEAAANLALIQVHTGDSGQAVTEMEKALRLDPSPAPSFQLLAGIVFYTAGDDRRAISLIEPTLDGLPKVEPAREYLAAAYADQGNDTRAAAERAKLLELFPESNLTYYGYLYDYWRDGDLQRHLAGLRKAGIPEWPFGFTGNQADRLGEAELRTLVDGKSWTGKHKNGTDFIQYFDKDGNTAYRSANTNITGTIEVRGDRICEKFDGYFLDRMVCGYVYRNTTGEQGDRPYIHVTPRALTFFSSPP, encoded by the coding sequence ATGGAGCGCCGTCTTGCAGCAATCCTGATCGCCGATGTCGTCGGTTACAGTCGATTGAGCCGGATCGACGAGGAGGGCACGCGTGCGCGTTTCCAGGCGGATCAGGATGATGTCTTCGAGCCGGCGATCGAGCGGCATCACGGCCGGTTGGTCAAAACCATGGGCGATGGTTTGCTGGTCGAATTCCAGAGTGTGGTCGATGCCTTGCGTTGCGCGGTGGAGGTTCAGCAACGGAAAGCCAGCCGTAATGCCGTAGCCCTCCCGCAACACCGGCTCGAGTTCCGGATCGGCATCAATCTCGGCGATATCATCGTCGAGGGCTGGGATATCCAGGGCGACGGCGTCAATGTCGCCGATCGCGTGCAGGCGCTGGCGGAGCCGGGCGGCATCGTCATCTCGGGAACGACCTACGACCAGGTAAAATCGAAAGTCCCGGTCGGTTTTGCGTCGCTCGGCGAGCAGCGGTTGAAGGGCATCACCGAACCGGTCCGGGTCTATCGCGTCCTGCTCGATCCCGTCGCGGCCGGCAAAACGCTGAGAACCCGCCGGCGCCTGCCGATGCGGCCCCTCGTTGCCGGCATCGCGGCGGCCGTCATCCTCGCTCTCGCCGGTGCGGCACTCTGGTGGCAGCCGTGGATGCCGGCAAGACCGGGGGCCGGCGAAGGTTTCGCCTATCCGTTGCCGGACAGGCCGTCGGTCGCGGTTCTGCCCTTCATCAATGTCAGCGGCGATACCGAGCACGACCATCTCGCAGAGGGGCTGACCGATGATCTCATCACCGAATTGTCGAAAGTATCGGGCCTCTTCGTCATCGCCCGCCATTCGGTCTTCGCCCTCCAGGGCTCCGTCGGCAAGATCCAGGATGTGGCCGCCGAACTTGGCGTTCACTATGTGCTCGAAGGGACATTGCAGCGGGCCGGGCAGCGGCTGCGGATCAATGTCAAACTGATCGACGCGGTTACCGGCCTGTCGCTCTGGGCGGAGCGCTACGACCGCCAGTATACCGATCTGTTTGCCGTTCAGGATGATGTGATCGGCAAGATCATCGCGGCCCTGTCGGTCAAGCTCAGCGCGCGCGAGCGCGACCAACTGGCTCGAATCCCGACCGAAAATCTCGAAGCCTATGATTATTACATGAGGGCCGAGCAGGAGGGTTTCATCTTCAGGGATGTCGATACCTATCGCCGGACGCTGTCCTTCTATCAGAAGGCGATCGACCTCGATCCGGGCTTTGCCAATGCCCATGCGGGGATCGCGCGGGTCGCCGTCGATGTCTGGCGCAACGACTATAATTATCTCTGGTCGGCGGCCGTTGCCCGCAAGATCGCCTATGACGCGGCCGGACAGGCGCTGAAGCTCGATCCCAACAATGCCAGGGCGCACACCGTCCTTGCCCTGCTGCAATGGGTGGATGGGCGCGAGACGGAGGCCAGGAATTCCGCCAATATGGCCGTCGCGATGCAGCCGAACGATGCCGAGGCCGCCGCCAATCTCGCGCTCATTCAGGTCCACACCGGAGATAGCGGCCAGGCCGTCACTGAGATGGAAAAGGCCTTACGGCTCGACCCATCGCCGGCCCCGAGCTTTCAACTGCTGGCGGGGATCGTCTTTTATACCGCGGGCGACGATCGGCGCGCCATCTCGCTGATCGAGCCGACGCTCGATGGGCTGCCGAAGGTCGAGCCGGCGCGCGAATATCTGGCGGCTGCCTATGCGGATCAGGGCAATGACACCAGGGCCGCGGCGGAGAGGGCAAAGCTGCTGGAGCTCTTCCCGGAAAGCAATCTGACCTATTACGGCTATCTCTATGATTATTGGCGGGACGGCGATCTTCAGCGTCATCTGGCCGGATTGCGAAAGGCCGGCATTCCGGAATGGCCCTTCGGTTTTACGGGCAATCAAGCCGACAGGCTCGGCGAGGCGGAGCTGCGCACTCTCGTCGATGGCAAGAGCTGGACCGGCAAACACAAGAACGGCACGGATTTCATCCAGTATTTCGACAAGGACGGAAATACCGCCTATCGCAGTGCCAATACCAACATCACCGGCACGATCGAGGTGCGAGGCGACAGAATCTGCGAAAAATTCGACGGCTATTTCCTCGACCGGATGGTGTGTGGATATGTTTACCGCAACACCACAGGCGAGCAGGGCGACAGGCCCTACATCCACGTCACGCCGCGTGCCCTGACGTTCTTTTCGTCACCGCCCTGA
- a CDS encoding RDD family protein, which translates to MDNTAEMPQSMTLPFRHFWRRFAAFAVDIIIFQAAILIAVHYISTVFPLDFRFPGRTSTWCTEAIPSQLAQRIEAGWPLPTDEIRTSEICEVGQIGSTTERYLRTGNKTEDDFWTSGQELTIPLDADNNPVVQPMPAYSSLISGIVNTVLIALAFACFSANGRRTFGKAVFFLRVQSVDGKYPDIGAAFKREILKFSPFLLISAVVFVISLFPIYPTQDFEALLDMVRDGYTPPDNDTTELYVIWATAAMAWWLLPFVWRGHAFYDHICACEVVNA; encoded by the coding sequence ATGGATAATACAGCCGAGATGCCGCAATCCATGACTTTACCTTTCCGCCACTTCTGGCGGCGCTTTGCGGCTTTCGCTGTCGACATCATCATCTTTCAGGCCGCCATCCTCATAGCAGTCCACTACATTTCAACGGTTTTCCCGCTGGACTTCCGTTTTCCCGGCCGGACATCCACTTGGTGCACCGAAGCGATCCCCAGTCAGCTTGCACAGCGAATTGAAGCGGGATGGCCGTTGCCAACAGACGAAATTCGTACCAGCGAGATCTGCGAGGTAGGTCAAATCGGTTCGACGACGGAGAGATATCTACGGACAGGCAACAAAACCGAAGATGACTTTTGGACATCAGGCCAGGAGTTGACCATCCCTCTAGATGCAGACAACAATCCGGTGGTCCAGCCCATGCCTGCCTATTCCAGCTTGATATCAGGCATAGTCAATACCGTGCTGATCGCGCTAGCTTTCGCCTGCTTTTCGGCGAATGGCCGCCGCACATTCGGAAAGGCGGTTTTCTTCCTGAGAGTACAGTCAGTCGACGGTAAATATCCCGACATCGGCGCCGCGTTTAAACGCGAAATCCTCAAATTTAGCCCGTTTCTCCTTATTAGCGCTGTCGTTTTCGTAATCTCGCTGTTTCCGATCTATCCGACGCAAGATTTCGAGGCATTGCTTGACATGGTCCGCGACGGATATACGCCTCCGGACAATGACACTACCGAGCTGTACGTCATCTGGGCAACGGCGGCCATGGCCTGGTGGCTCTTGCCGTTCGTCTGGCGAGGACATGCATTTTACGATCACATCTGCGCCTGCGAGGTGGTGAATGCTTGA